In Rhodamnia argentea isolate NSW1041297 chromosome 5, ASM2092103v1, whole genome shotgun sequence, the DNA window GGGAAAACGATGAAGAGCAGAGGTCGCGGCCGCGCGAAGCCGTCCTtcgttcctcctcctccgctgcCGGACCTCCGCCAGTTTGGCGGCGGGGGCCGCGACTCCGACGCCAGCTTCGCCAGCGGCCGCCCCTCCTCCGCCGGCGTCGGCcgctcctccgccgccgccgacctcGTCAACGACCGATCCTACCAGCAGTCCGCCGTCCGCGCCGTCAACTGCTACCTCTCCTCTCGCGCCTTCCCTGTCCTCATCAAGACCGCCCTGCCCTCCGCTAAGGACATCACTGCCATCTCCAACTTCGTCGTCTCTCAGCTCGATTACCCGAACCCTAAGATGGAGGACGACCTCCCCATCCTGCTCCGATCGCTCAACTGCCCTTTCAAAGTCAGTAAGTCGGCTCTCCGCACGCCCGCCACTCCCCACGCCTGGCCGACGTTCGTTGCCGTCTTGCACTGGCTCGTTCAGATCGCGTCCTACAATGAGCACTTAGCTTCTAAGTCTCGCTCGTTTGGGGATAACAACACCATGGACGAGTATGCACTCCAAAGCTACTTGCATTTCATAGATGGAGATGATGACTCTGTTGATGCATTGGATAGGGAGTTTGTGGCTAAGTTGGAGGAGGAGAGAAATAACCTCGCTGAGAATGTGGCGAGTTTGGAGAAGAATGCCTCGGAAGTCGAGGCAAGAGTGGAGAAGCTGCGGACGGGGCCGTCGGAGAGGGAATTGCGTGAGCAGGAGAAGAGCGTGCTTGAGGAAGATGTGAAGAAGTTCGATACGATGATAGCGAAGATCACAGGGAGGATCTCGGATTTGCAGGAGgaattggaaaagaaggagaaggagttgAAGgccaaggaggaggagaaggggagGATTTGCGAGGAGAATGAGGAATTGAAGAGGACGATCCAGCTGCAGACGTTTAATTCCAGGGATGCGGAGAGAATGAAGAAGGAGTTGCAGGCGGTGGAGGGGGAGATTGCTGATGCTGAAATTGAGAGGAACAACTACGAGGAGAAGTGTTGGGATCTTGATAGGACcctcgctctcaaattcaaggAGCTCGAGGAACTTGCCAAGGAATGTAACAAGGCTGTCCGGAAGTAAGTTCTAATTCTTGCAGATGCTGCAGTCTTGTTAATTGTTCTTCTTTATTGGTTTTGAAGTTTTCTAAGTCATGTGCCTTTGCTATTTGGATGCCATTTTGAAATCATCTAGTATTCATAAGGTTCAAGCTGGGTATATTTGCTGTCTCTGGTTATATACAATAAACTGGTTGATATCTCATGGAGTTCTTCAGCATCAACAGACTTACATTCTCATATGTTTGTGTGTTTGTATTTCTTCAGTGCTAATGCTTGTGCCCATACTGATACAGTACAAGATGAGTTTAATTGTATTGATTTCATTAAGAAGTGATtgtgttgtttttccttttgtgccGAGTTGTTCTAAGGTTAATAACATAAATAAAGTGTTGAGTTATTCTATGTGCGTGTTTGAGGTTGTATAGCTCATAGATAGAAAGACGCTTTCACATCTTCTTAATTCAAAATGGCTCGGGAAAGGAAAGGTTTCATTTTTGTTTAGGGTACTCATAGAGTGGATGGGGCTGGGCCTGCAGCTTAGAGGATTAGAGCGCGTGGCTATGAAACACGGTGTTGGGGGTTCAAATCTGTCCTCGCACACGACCAGTCCAAAAGTGGAAGGACCTTTCCCTCTGGGCATaggaaaataattattgggATAGCAGAACCAAGGCTGACTtcactcactttctctctcactTCCTAGCTAGCTAGCTTGCCTTAGAACCCCCGTGGGTGTTTAGAGTCTGGCCTATTTCTTGCTACAGATAGCTTGATAGGATTCAACTATAAAAACCCATTGagtagtttctttctttttgagtgATATTATGTAGTTCTTCTCCTTCAACTACTCCTTTGTTTTCTGTTTCTAGGTCAAAGCTTGGTGCAGATTACCAGTATGTGTTGACTGCAAAAGGGTCTACACCTGCTGAGGTGATGGGCATTGACTACAAGTCGACACTAAAGCCAGCACTCGACTTGCATGCCGATGACATAAACAGAAGCTCGGTGGAAAAACTTGAAGAGTTAATCATCCTTCAGCAACAGTCCAAAGAAACTGCTGCTAGAATCGAGGAGAAGAAAAATCGTGTTATGCAACTTCATTCGCTTGTTGATGAAGTAAGTACTTTGATCAAGTACCAACCCACAATGTGTTCAGTCTCTGCTTATGTCTTGGAACTGAAAGCTAGTTTTTGCCTTCTTGATGGAAACTATGATACCAATGAAATTTCTGATTTGTTGGTGACACTGGAAGGAGAAGCTGGGGATAACATCCAACTTGCTGTGGGGTGTATTGGCAGAATTGGCAAGAGGTTGGTAATGTAGACTTTTGGCCGGGGGAATTGAGTAGCAATAGCTAGTTCTGGGTAGTCAACAGcagttgagaaaattattgttgaGTTTAGTATTGAAGAGTTACGataacttttagaacagaaCAGTCAAAGAACTCATCATTACAGACATGGAATAGGATGCAGTTGAAGAGCTGCAGAAGCATATGGTGCGGGTGTCCTTTGAGAACAAAACAAGCTAAAAGTTTATCGTTAGTGTCAGGAAAAATACTGTAGGTCAACTCATGCTGTACATATAGAAGTGCTTAATCCGGTAACATCTAAAGGACAATAGCGGTATATTATATTGTAAGAGTTAGAATAACACAGGAATTTGTGGTCCATTTGCGCAGCTTGAAGGTCAAATGAATCTACTGAAGCAAGAAATGCAAGACTTCATTCATAGATGTGCACTGGAGGTGCAAAGGATGGTGGAGGACGTCGAAGTAGAAGCTCATAACTTGGACATTGTGGAAAGAGAAGCTGCAGAGATCTTGAAGGTATGGTATGGTCTAATCATTAGATTATGCACCGAAATATATGGCCAGAAATCTTTTGTGCCGAAAGTAAACAGAAGCCAAGTCATGCAATACAATCATTAGGATTCCTCCTTTTGGgttgtgattgattgatctttTGGGTGGAATACTATTCCTGCAGGGTAAGCATGTATAGTTTGACGCGGCATCATATGTTTACGCAACTTGTTTTTGCAGACATCTAAAATGATGCAGCAGGAAGCCATTAGAGAAAGTGAGGAAGAAATCCAGAAGTGCGCTTTTGAGCTCTTTTCAGTGGTTGATATGGTGTCAAAGCACAAAGAGTATACGGAATGCAAAATCTTGGAGATGCAGACCCACCTCTCGGAGACTGTGAACGCTATCTCAGCGGACTACAGAGCCTCCTTCACAAATGAGCTTGATGGTTTGAAGCATGCAAATCATTGAAAACAATAAGTTATTACAATACCATCATAAATCCTCGCTTCCTTGGTCTCTTTTGTTTTCTGCTCAAGCTGCTTGCTTCTCACCTGACTGACTGGTCTCTCTGCGATTTGGGTACACATATGTCTTATAGTCTTGTTCCGACGTCCTCTTGCACTCATTTGTAAATGGAAACTGTCAATCCAGTCAATCCTTACAAGCTtgatttattgcaattttttgagGTATTACGGTGAAACGATTCTTCTAAGCTTCAAGAGAAGTGTAATTAGGATCAGGTTATGATTAAGTTGAGCTTTGTTCTTTTTGGGAAGTGTAGTTATTATTTGAAAGTGGTGTTTGGCAGATAAGCGAGAATCAAAAACGCAAAACATATAATTAAAAGGAATCAGTATTTTGCTCCTTCATCGACGAGCCTGATTGTTGTCAGCACAAAATTTTCATGACGCGATAGAAGCGCTTATCTTGAGGCTGACATGTCATTAGTAAAAACACTCAGAATTTACCGGACATGGCCTCATAACaaacaagaggaaaaagaagcaaaggTGATGCCAAGGATATCCAATCTTCATCGATTGTTCATCCAGTAGAAGTCACGCGCACCTATCTATGCTTCCTGGAGGCAGAAAACCCGTTGTCGGAGACGCCTGTGTTGCCGTCAACGTCTTtgtctccttcctttctttcttaaCGTGAGAATATACAACAGAACGTGCTATTTACAATTCCCAGATAAACAACGCGTGCTCATTTGGAGCAGAATAGAGATACCAGAAAATCAGTTGCAGCCCAAGACTACCGTTCGCAAGGACAGTCGATCTTTGAGAAGCTCCAATTTTTATAGATGGCCCTCACAGCCTAAGAGATGTTATCTGGCAAGAAAAAACTAACACTTATAAGCTTCACGACCCCTTGGGAGTGTGCCGCTGATATCATCCACGAAAATTTTAGGCATAGGTTGTTgtcaatgatgaaaacattaATCTATTTAAAGCCATgtaaatcatcatttttaagaaaatatgttCAATATCATTCATTTGCCTGCGATATAAATTGAACCTAACCAGGAAAAACTATAATGGCACCCCCAGCATTTTGGCTAGATTTCACAAAACACTAGAGAAAGCTGAATATTGCTCCATTCTGTTTTTCCTATCTGAATTTCTGGCATAATGAGCTAAACTTTTTAGCTGGAAGGACATGTTTTGCAGTCAAAACACAAAAGGACAAATCTAAAAATCATGAATATTTCACTATCAAGGTGGCTAAGAAAAGTCAACAAGCaacatgaaaaatttttaatatcCATCATGTCCGTTACTATGCTTTAAAACATGGGACCAGCTGTTTTGGGAGACAACACTCTGCCAGTTAATTTTTGAATGAAAAATAAGCAATGTGGTCAGTTGATGGAGGTATCTTCCCACTAGCCCAAAAGAAGAATAGTCCCCCTAGCAACGCAACAGCaaaatgacaaatgaaaaagtGTCATATTACCTTCAGTGCAATGGACCGAGAGGGATGGCCTAGCAAAACCTTATGACCATATGTTGTTGAAAAGAGGTGAAGCAAAGCCAGAAGAAGTGGATGGCTTCCTCACAAAGGGATGGTCTAGCAACCGTGCTGCAGAAGGACCGTCACATCTTGTGAGAATTAGTCGGATGCCGAGCCTTGGACACGCCATTAAcattgaaaataaatcaaattttgagaTATGTCGTCCCACTTCAATGCTTCAAGACATAAATGGCATGGAAAGAATGATCTTAAAATGGGCTTAagataggaattttttttttttggggtcaaagcTTAAGATAGGAATTAATTTGCTTCTTAATCCTCAAAACTTGAAAAGGCCATTGATTTGGACCGTTGGAATGGATCTCAACGTTTGAGCAAGGGATGGTCCTTCTCTTTCGTGCCTCATATGAGGTCAAAAGGTGGTTTGAAGTAACTACAAGGTTAAAATTTGTTTAATCCCATTTAAGTCAAAACTTAAACGATCACTTAGTGCCAACTTTTAAATAATCTTTAGTGAGcttagct includes these proteins:
- the LOC115756926 gene encoding kinetochore protein NDC80 homolog, with the protein product MKSRGRGRAKPSFVPPPPLPDLRQFGGGGRDSDASFASGRPSSAGVGRSSAAADLVNDRSYQQSAVRAVNCYLSSRAFPVLIKTALPSAKDITAISNFVVSQLDYPNPKMEDDLPILLRSLNCPFKVSKSALRTPATPHAWPTFVAVLHWLVQIASYNEHLASKSRSFGDNNTMDEYALQSYLHFIDGDDDSVDALDREFVAKLEEERNNLAENVASLEKNASEVEARVEKLRTGPSERELREQEKSVLEEDVKKFDTMIAKITGRISDLQEELEKKEKELKAKEEEKGRICEENEELKRTIQLQTFNSRDAERMKKELQAVEGEIADAEIERNNYEEKCWDLDRTLALKFKELEELAKECNKAVRKSKLGADYQYVLTAKGSTPAEVMGIDYKSTLKPALDLHADDINRSSVEKLEELIILQQQSKETAARIEEKKNRVMQLHSLVDELEGQMNLLKQEMQDFIHRCALEVQRMVEDVEVEAHNLDIVEREAAEILKTSKMMQQEAIRESEEEIQKCAFELFSVVDMVSKHKEYTECKILEMQTHLSETVNAISADYRASFTNELDGLKHANH